Proteins from a single region of Bos indicus x Bos taurus breed Angus x Brahman F1 hybrid chromosome 29, Bos_hybrid_MaternalHap_v2.0, whole genome shotgun sequence:
- the KCNJ5 gene encoding G protein-activated inward rectifier potassium channel 4, translating to MAGDSRNAMNQDMEIGVTPRDPKKIPKQARDYIPIATDRTRLLSEGKKPRQRYMEKSGKCNVHHGNVQETYRYLSDLFTTLVDLKWRFNLLVFTMVYTITWLFFGFIWWLIAYIRGDLDHVGDREWIPCVENLSGFVSAFLFSIETETTIGYGFRVITEKCPEGIVLLLVQAILGSIVNAFMVGCMFVKISQPKKRAETLMFSNNAVISLRDEKLCLMFRVGDLRNSHIVEASIRAKLIKSRQTKEGEFIPLNQTDINVGFDTGDDRLFLVSPLIICHEINEKSPFWEMSRAQLTQEEFEVVVILEGMVEATGMTCQARSSYMDTEVLWGHRFTPVLTLEKGFYEVDYNTFHDTYETNTPSCCAKELAEMKREGRLLQYHPSPPLPGGCVGAELGAEAEQEGEEEPEGLSGSQETKDSA from the exons ATGGCTGGCGATTCTAGGAATGCCATGAACCAGGATATGGAGATTGGGGTCACTCCCAGGGACCCTAAGAAGATTCCCAAACAGGCCCGAGATTACATCCCCATTGCCACCGACCGCACGCGCCTCCTGTCAGAGGGCAAGAAGCCGAGGCAGCGCTACATGGAGAAGAGCGGCAAGTGCAACGTCCATCACGGCAACGTCCAGGAGACCTACCGCTACCTGAGCGACCTCTTCACCACCCTGGTGGACCTCAAGTGGCGCTTCAACCTGCTTGTCTTCACCATGGTCTACACCATCACCTGGCTGTTCTTCGGGTTCATCTGGTGGCTCATTGCTTACATCCGGGGTGACCTGGACCATGTCGGGGACCGGGAGTGGATCCCTTGTGTAGAGAACCTCAGCGGCTTCGTGTCTGCCTTCCTGTTCTCCATCGAGACGGAGACCACCATCGGGTACGGCTTTCGGGTGATCACGGAGAAGTGTCCGGAGGGCATCGTCCTCCTGCTGGTCCAGGCCATCCTCGGCTCCATCGTCAACGCCTTCATGGTGGGGTGCATGTTCGTCAAGATCAGCCAGCCCAAGAAGAGAGCTGAGACCCTCATGTTTTCCAACAACGCCGTCATCTCACTTCGAGATGAGAAGCTCTGTCTCATGTTCCGGGTGGGCGACCTCCGCAACTCGCACATTGTGGAGGCCTCCATCCGCGCCAAGCTCATCAAGTCCCGGCAGACCAAGGAGGGCGAGTTCATCCCCCTGAACCAGACCGACATCAACGTGGGCTTCGACACGGGGGACGACCGCCTCTTCCTGGTTTCCCCGCTCATCATCTGTCACGAGATCAACGAGAAGAGCCCTTTCTGGGAGATGTCGAGGGCCCAGTTGACCCAGGAGGAGTTCGAGGTCGTGGTCATCCTGGAAGGGATGGTGGAGGCCACAG GCATGACTTGCCAAGCACGGAGCTCCTACATGGATACCGAGGTGCTCTGGGGCCACCGGTTCACACCAGTCCTCACCTTGGAAAAGGGCTTCTATGAGGTGGACTACAACACCTTCCACGACACCTATGAAACCAACACGCCCAGCTGCTGTGCCAAGGAACTGGCAGAAATGAAGCGGGAAGGCCGGCTCCTGCAGTACCACCCCAGCCCCCCACTGCCAGGGGGTTGCGTTGGAGCAGAGCTGGGTGCAGAGGCggagcaggaaggagaggaagagccTGAGGGTCTGAGTGGGTCCCAGGAGACCAAGGACTCTGCGTGA